The following coding sequences are from one Candidatus Borkfalkia ceftriaxoniphila window:
- a CDS encoding pyruvate formate lyase family protein, which yields MQKDSVYTDKILDEKARRLFANERKIKRLDGWFLIREISEEYESAHPFIPAALRKARALLRVCERIPLSLDENAVFAGTQRDAFAKSYALINPNFKVSTFNGYCDPAAVFRDIEPNEEFTEERIDKVRRLSERSEYVRRLKIVYEEAENDTREAAYFVEQVTGHLVPDFRPALRRGTHALREEAENAANECADAEKKTVFEAMDIALSCAEVLAKRYAELARRLQKTADGQRREELALLIRTLEKVPARGAENLFEALQSFILLWQVMCMEQAPNPFAFSVGNADRIFEPFRAIENTPRETAAGLFKHLLVFFNVGDRSWAISQNLIVGGKSADGRDLTNLTSYALLDAYYEMNLPQPILSVKVHGGTPDELYREMGKFFFTPGCLTPSVFNDDSLFPVLKSRGADEEDLENYAVAGCQEPLISGKDNGNTTNSWLNLAKILELTLTDGVSLISGAEIGEKSGKSAKEILQNVRALFYENVEKFVSRMVKAANGATEAVAALPVPFLSAFLGGMESGVDARDVRRQGTKYNGSGCLIHGLAVVADSFIAIDEFLKDYPNESERLINALKNNFEGDEPLREYLLSRPKYGNNLDAPDKEAAEIADRISRLVSAQRNLLNNPFRPDWSSPSTHLLYGYWVGATPDGRKAREMLGYGVDPLYGEATSGLGFRLLSTMKLPFERFDGGYASHLGLNPRYFTGKTMEEKGLEFKKKIFGPLFFSADKGKPAPFYVYFNVTTPEMLRKVLEQPQIYAPSGVYIVRIHGTFVNFLDLSPEIQKDIIRRLDLGSTTC from the coding sequence ATGCAGAAGGATAGCGTTTATACGGACAAAATCCTGGACGAAAAGGCGCGAAGGCTGTTCGCGAACGAGCGCAAGATCAAAAGGCTGGACGGATGGTTTCTGATCCGCGAGATCAGCGAAGAATACGAAAGCGCGCACCCTTTTATCCCCGCGGCACTGAGAAAAGCGCGCGCGCTTTTGCGGGTATGCGAACGCATTCCCCTCTCGCTCGACGAAAACGCGGTGTTCGCGGGCACCCAGAGGGACGCGTTCGCCAAGAGTTACGCGCTCATCAATCCCAACTTCAAAGTGAGCACTTTCAACGGCTACTGCGACCCTGCCGCGGTATTTCGCGACATCGAGCCGAACGAGGAATTTACCGAGGAGCGCATCGACAAGGTACGCCGCTTATCAGAACGGAGCGAATACGTCCGACGGCTGAAAATAGTGTACGAAGAGGCGGAAAACGATACGCGCGAGGCGGCGTATTTCGTCGAACAGGTGACGGGGCATCTCGTGCCCGACTTTCGCCCCGCCCTGCGGCGCGGCACGCACGCCCTGCGCGAGGAGGCGGAAAATGCGGCAAACGAGTGCGCGGACGCGGAGAAAAAGACCGTGTTCGAGGCGATGGATATAGCGCTCTCCTGCGCGGAAGTACTTGCAAAGAGGTACGCGGAACTTGCCAGACGGCTGCAAAAAACCGCGGACGGACAGCGCCGAGAAGAACTCGCCCTCCTCATACGCACGTTGGAAAAAGTGCCCGCGCGCGGGGCGGAGAATTTATTTGAGGCGCTGCAAAGTTTTATCTTATTGTGGCAGGTCATGTGCATGGAGCAGGCGCCCAATCCGTTCGCCTTTTCCGTGGGCAACGCGGACCGCATTTTCGAACCTTTCCGCGCCATTGAAAACACGCCGCGCGAAACGGCGGCGGGGCTGTTCAAACATCTGCTCGTCTTTTTCAACGTGGGCGACCGAAGTTGGGCGATCTCGCAGAATCTGATCGTCGGCGGCAAAAGCGCCGACGGGCGGGATCTGACGAATTTAACCTCTTACGCCCTGCTCGACGCTTATTACGAAATGAACCTGCCCCAGCCCATTCTTTCCGTCAAAGTGCACGGCGGCACGCCCGACGAACTGTATCGGGAAATGGGAAAATTCTTCTTCACGCCCGGCTGCCTTACACCGTCCGTATTCAACGACGATTCGCTCTTTCCCGTCTTAAAAAGCCGCGGCGCGGACGAAGAAGATCTAGAAAATTACGCGGTGGCGGGCTGTCAGGAACCGCTGATTTCGGGAAAAGACAACGGAAACACCACCAACAGTTGGCTCAATCTGGCAAAGATCCTCGAACTGACGCTCACGGACGGCGTTTCGCTCATCAGCGGCGCCGAGATCGGCGAAAAAAGCGGCAAAAGCGCGAAAGAGATCCTGCAAAACGTACGCGCGCTGTTTTACGAAAACGTCGAAAAGTTCGTATCGCGCATGGTGAAAGCCGCAAACGGCGCGACGGAGGCGGTCGCCGCCCTGCCCGTCCCCTTTCTCTCCGCCTTTCTCGGCGGCATGGAAAGCGGCGTCGACGCGCGCGACGTGCGGCGTCAGGGCACCAAATACAACGGCAGCGGGTGCCTGATCCACGGGCTCGCGGTGGTCGCGGATTCCTTCATCGCCATAGACGAATTTTTAAAAGACTATCCGAACGAAAGCGAACGGCTGATCAACGCTCTGAAAAATAATTTCGAAGGGGACGAACCGCTGCGGGAATACCTTCTTTCCCGCCCCAAATACGGCAACAATCTGGACGCGCCCGACAAGGAGGCGGCCGAGATCGCGGACAGGATCTCCCGACTCGTTTCCGCGCAGAGAAATTTGTTGAACAATCCTTTCCGCCCCGATTGGAGCAGTCCGTCCACCCACCTTTTGTACGGTTATTGGGTGGGCGCGACGCCCGACGGGCGCAAGGCGCGCGAAATGCTCGGCTACGGCGTCGATCCGCTGTACGGCGAAGCGACCAGCGGTCTGGGGTTCCGCCTGCTCTCGACAATGAAACTGCCCTTTGAGCGATTCGACGGCGGCTACGCTTCCCATCTCGGTCTGAATCCCCGCTATTTTACGGGAAAAACGATGGAAGAAAAGGGTCTGGAATTTAAGAAAAAGATTTTCGGTCCCCTGTTTTTCAGCGCCGATAAAGGCAAACCCGCGCCGTTTTACGTATATTTCAACGTGACTACTCCCGAAATGCTGCGAAAAGTGCTCGAACAGCCGCAAATTTACGCACCGAGCGGCGTGTATATCGTGCGCATTCACGGTACGTTCGTCAATTTTCTCGACTTGTCGCCCGAGATACAGAAGGATATCATCCGACGGCTGGACCTCGGTTCGACGACCTGTTAG
- a CDS encoding class I mannose-6-phosphate isomerase: protein MMEDTKLCTRPLFFERNRVSRVYRGGLLFHDFFGDEPKDSRKPEEWVGSLVRAMDKEDGEGLSVVRGENVSFAELAARRPELLFGENNRFDVLVKVLDSAERLPVQTHPDRAFSEKYLNSTFGKTEMWLILKTRPDACIYLGFGRKISKERFSELAEQTKTAPDAMLPYLNRVEVREGDVYLIPARTVHAIGAGCLILEVQEPTDFTIQPEYWCGDYLLNEREMYLGLKKDEALDCFDFGSCGTDVALRAKKRPKIIRKTNAALWESLIGEKDTPCFSVERLSITRGKETLGRAPALCVVLEGEGMIRGENYGEQLKRGDYFFLPACAADKYFISSESSIQIAVCKN, encoded by the coding sequence ATGATGGAAGATACAAAACTCTGTACGCGCCCCCTGTTTTTCGAGCGCAACCGCGTGAGCCGCGTGTACCGCGGCGGACTTTTATTCCACGACTTTTTCGGCGACGAGCCGAAGGATTCCCGCAAACCCGAAGAATGGGTGGGAAGCCTTGTGCGTGCGATGGACAAAGAGGACGGCGAAGGTCTGTCCGTCGTGCGCGGCGAAAACGTTTCCTTTGCGGAACTTGCCGCACGCCGTCCCGAACTGCTGTTCGGAGAAAACAACCGTTTCGACGTGCTCGTGAAGGTGCTCGACAGCGCCGAACGGCTGCCCGTGCAGACGCACCCCGACAGGGCGTTTTCGGAAAAATATCTAAATAGCACGTTCGGCAAGACGGAAATGTGGCTGATCCTGAAAACGCGTCCCGATGCGTGTATTTATCTCGGGTTCGGACGAAAAATTTCCAAAGAAAGATTTTCCGAACTCGCGGAGCAAACGAAAACAGCCCCCGACGCGATGCTCCCCTATCTGAACCGCGTAGAGGTACGAGAGGGCGACGTCTATCTCATCCCCGCGCGCACGGTGCACGCGATCGGCGCGGGATGCCTGATCCTCGAAGTGCAGGAGCCGACCGATTTTACCATCCAGCCCGAATATTGGTGCGGCGACTATCTTTTAAACGAGCGGGAAATGTATCTGGGACTGAAAAAAGACGAGGCGCTCGACTGTTTCGACTTCGGGTCATGCGGGACCGACGTCGCTCTGCGCGCGAAAAAACGCCCGAAAATCATCCGAAAAACAAATGCCGCGCTTTGGGAATCTTTGATCGGCGAAAAAGACACGCCCTGTTTTTCGGTAGAGCGCCTGTCGATCACGCGGGGAAAAGAAACGCTCGGCCGCGCGCCCGCCCTGTGCGTCGTCCTCGAAGGCGAAGGCATGATTCGGGGCGAAAATTACGGCGAACAACTGAAAAGAGGCGATTATTTCTTTTTGCCCGCCTGCGCCGCGGATAAATATTTTATTTCTTCGGAAAGTTCTATACAGATCGCCGTATGTAAAAACTGA
- a CDS encoding sedoheptulokinase, which translates to MKIIGIDVGTTTVCGAALDADSGTLLRAITLANDSALPARPFERLQDPRRIFEICKKLYGALLAEFPDAAAVGLTGQMHGMLYLDGKGEPLSPLYTWQDERGERLFERGESYAQALTRTTGRRMASGYGLTTLFYNEINRLTPAGAAKICTIHDFVAMKLCGASAPVAHVSDAASFGLFDLDHLRFDLGAAERADLPVSFLPETACGLKIIGRTAENVAVCVAVGDNQASVLASVTKDSALVNVGTGSQVSVVSDCYLPESGAEFRPYFEGKYLMTGSSLAGGYAYSLLRNFFAETLKMFSLSLPDDAYERMNGGARETMRAPRKIECAPYFCGTRENPALRASYANIGAQEFTPQQFALATLSGICEELYRAFRRFPLERAPQTLVGSGNGIRKNALLAQLVAERFSLPLLIPLYEEEAAVGAALCALSALENTPLSDLSNMIRYRGEQ; encoded by the coding sequence ATGAAGATCATCGGTATCGACGTGGGCACCACTACCGTGTGCGGCGCGGCGCTCGACGCGGACAGCGGAACTCTTTTGAGGGCGATCACGCTTGCCAACGACAGCGCCCTTCCCGCACGCCCTTTCGAACGGTTGCAGGACCCGCGGCGCATTTTCGAAATATGCAAGAAGTTGTACGGGGCGCTGCTCGCCGAATTTCCCGACGCGGCCGCCGTGGGGCTGACGGGGCAGATGCACGGCATGCTCTATCTCGACGGCAAGGGCGAGCCGCTCTCGCCCCTCTACACCTGGCAGGACGAGCGCGGGGAACGGTTGTTCGAGCGCGGCGAATCCTACGCGCAAGCCCTGACGCGGACGACCGGCCGTCGCATGGCGTCGGGCTACGGGCTGACGACGCTCTTTTACAATGAAATAAACCGACTTACGCCCGCGGGCGCGGCAAAAATCTGCACGATACACGATTTCGTCGCCATGAAACTCTGCGGCGCGTCCGCACCCGTCGCGCACGTTTCCGACGCCGCGAGTTTCGGTCTGTTCGATCTCGATCATCTCCGTTTCGATCTCGGCGCGGCGGAACGCGCAGATCTGCCCGTTTCCTTTCTGCCCGAAACGGCTTGCGGCTTAAAGATCATCGGCCGCACGGCGGAAAACGTCGCGGTGTGCGTCGCCGTCGGCGATAATCAGGCGAGCGTCCTCGCCTCCGTTACAAAGGACTCGGCGCTCGTGAACGTGGGCACGGGGAGCCAGGTTTCCGTCGTTTCGGATTGTTATCTGCCCGAGAGCGGCGCGGAATTCCGCCCCTATTTCGAGGGCAAATATTTAATGACGGGTTCGTCGCTCGCAGGCGGGTATGCCTATTCCCTTCTCAGAAATTTTTTCGCCGAAACGCTGAAAATGTTTTCGCTCTCCCTGCCCGATGACGCGTACGAACGCATGAACGGAGGAGCGAGGGAGACGATGCGCGCGCCGCGTAAGATCGAGTGCGCGCCCTATTTTTGCGGCACGCGCGAAAACCCCGCGCTGCGGGCGTCCTACGCGAATATCGGCGCGCAGGAATTTACGCCGCAGCAGTTCGCGCTTGCAACGCTTTCGGGCATATGCGAGGAACTGTATCGGGCGTTTCGCCGCTTTCCGCTCGAAAGAGCGCCGCAAACTTTGGTGGGTTCGGGAAACGGCATCCGAAAAAACGCGCTTTTGGCGCAACTCGTTGCCGAACGCTTTTCCCTGCCCCTTTTAATCCCCCTATACGAAGAGGAAGCGGCTGTCGGCGCGGCGCTCTGCGCCCTGTCCGCGCTGGAAAATACGCCCCTTTCCGATCTGAGCAACATGATACGCTATCGAGGAGAACAATGA
- a CDS encoding carbohydrate ABC transporter permease: protein MKEIPISSHEFLRRSRSRKKLRETIVLVAKFFVMVLLALFLLFPYIFMVSKSLMNLVDANAPTPMLFPKSGVYFSNYKIFLEYWTYFQNSLIVVLINGIFIPLTGFMAAYPFARRNFKGKNAMFMIMMSTVMLPGAVVMVPTYVMFNAFGLVDNLASQWVTAFFGGGAMNIFLMIQFLRAIPRDYDNAATIDGANMFQIFLYIMLPMCKNVLLFIGISTVIGRWSDFQGPLIYLTTLEKMTIAVAFYKQFSSSGAAAIFSNAKMAMAVCMTFLPMALYLIFQKQMIGGIKIGGLKG, encoded by the coding sequence ATGAAAGAAATTCCGATCTCATCGCACGAGTTTTTGCGAAGAAGCCGTTCCCGCAAAAAATTGCGCGAAACAATCGTTCTCGTCGCGAAATTTTTCGTGATGGTCCTGCTCGCGCTCTTTCTTCTGTTTCCCTATATCTTTATGGTTTCCAAGAGCCTGATGAACCTCGTGGACGCGAACGCGCCGACGCCCATGCTGTTCCCGAAGTCGGGGGTGTATTTTTCCAATTATAAAATATTTCTGGAATACTGGACGTACTTTCAAAATTCCTTGATCGTCGTTCTCATCAACGGAATATTTATCCCGCTTACGGGCTTTATGGCGGCTTATCCTTTCGCGCGCCGAAATTTCAAGGGCAAGAACGCCATGTTCATGATCATGATGAGCACGGTCATGCTGCCGGGCGCGGTGGTCATGGTGCCGACGTACGTCATGTTCAACGCGTTCGGGCTGGTGGACAATCTCGCCTCGCAGTGGGTGACCGCCTTTTTCGGCGGCGGCGCCATGAACATTTTCCTCATGATCCAGTTTTTGCGCGCCATTCCGCGCGATTACGACAACGCCGCCACCATCGACGGCGCGAATATGTTCCAGATTTTCCTGTATATCATGCTGCCGATGTGTAAAAACGTGCTGTTGTTTATCGGCATCAGCACAGTCATCGGGCGTTGGTCGGATTTTCAGGGGCCGCTCATTTATTTAACGACGCTGGAAAAGATGACCATTGCGGTCGCCTTCTATAAACAGTTCAGTTCTTCGGGCGCCGCGGCGATCTTCTCCAACGCGAAAATGGCGATGGCGGTATGTATGACGTTCCTGCCGATGGCGCTCTATCTGATCTTCCAGAAACAGATGATCGGGGGCATCAAGATCGGCGGTCTTAAAGGATAG